GGTCTCTCCCTCTTACccttttattcattaaaaaaaaatacatctCAGTCACGTGATTTCTCTTTGGTGGCGTTTGATACATTACTAAAAAGAATTATTGGCAATAtggattattatttattaccaCTTTAGATTATCATCAACTGAAATTACCAAGGCGGTCAAACAAAAGCGTGTTTTTTTTGGcttgaaacaaacaaaagcGTTTGTATCCAGTTACCAAAGTGGTATTCTACATAGAGAACCCTCATGGTGGCTTATTTATAATATCACTTTGGTGGTAATGTGTATTATCATAACAATCAATATTAATGGTAATGTGATGTAATCAAATATAGCAATCTTGTGGGCTCATGCAATTTAATATTACATTGTCGAGAATCTATTGAAATTTCTCCTTATGAAACGCCACCTTAACTTGTCCTTAGCATCGTATCTGCATGccaatttatatttataataaaaatggtTTTAATCAGCCTCCAATGAATTGGTTGGATCACGAGTCCCTTGAGAGAATAAAGGGTGGCCAAAAAATTCTGGTCCTAAAATTGCAATAAGGCCAGATTTTGTATGCATGTGAATTAGATGCCAATTGGGCATCTATAAATATAAACCacttaataatttatatgtatgtTGGAAAGCATCTCATTTCCCATGAAAATCCCACCTaacaaagagagaaaaaccccCGGTCccttctttattttaattccTCGTCCCTCCTTTTCCTCTTTATAAATCATATCATATGCACGTCCATACACACATATAAGTGTATATATGTGCGAAAAGACGACCGataactttatatattatggTGAAAGAAATATAGATATGACAAGAGTCGACTAGAAAAAGCTAGCAGgaataagtgaaaaattcCTAGCAACCCAAACATGCACCTCAAATAAATATTGCTCGAGATAAGCTATAATTTTGAGTTTCCACTTCTCCATTTTCCTTATTTCGGAAAATAATTGTAACTTACCAATATTTTCATAAAGTTGAATATATATCAtcattgtatatatgtatatccaTGTCTAGACATATAAATGAACCGATCGAGAATTGTCGCTGCTGGATTTAATTGAGGATCTTGACCAAACAAAAGGAGAGATCGATGAGTACAACAACGATGTCACGCACGCACGGGTTGGCATGGCAGCCCAAAGAATTGTCAACGTTACAACTTTCCATCAAGCACTTTGGAGGATACAATGCATGTGATCCATCAGAAGGGCAACTCAAGCTGTCCGTGCGTGCATGACTCATACATCATCAACGGGTTGCACCTAATCCAACATGACTTATGATACAAGCTTCAAGACttatgatacatatatatagagcgTGCACTCTACATATTCATCCCCTCTAAACTTTCGatcttgcatatatatatatatatatatattcaacagTTCGCATTGATTCTTTTGCTAACCTTTTCGGCTCAAATTTCTCTATTTCTCCTAAGTTCGCGACAtcaattcttcttcttcgcctccTCGAGGATCTTACTCCTGACCCACCCTGAATTTGAATCATGCGCGGAACTGTTGCACCACTTTTATAGATCGGTCGACGCGCATTATAAGCCACAAATTAAAGATGCGGATGATAATTTTTctactctatttttttttctttctttctttttgcgTAAATGTGCAAGTAACACAATGATTCATGAGAGTTGAAAGTGAGAAAAGAATGGCTCAAGGCCACTGGAATTGTATTTGCAAGTAATAATGCTATCCccctcacacacacacacacacatatatatagtgtgCTATCTTGTTAATGGCGTTGACAATAAATATACATGTACAGAGAAAACGCAAAAATGAGGACCCCGTTTTGTCTCccaacataaatatataatctaGTGTAGTTTTAAGCCAATGAGATAATTTGCCAATGCtgactaaaaaaaaaggaaaagaaagagagagagagagatagagagatgTGCCAATTCATATGTGAATGACCAATGCCAGCATTcctttatatctatatatacactacAGGCCACAGCACAAAAACCTTTTACTAGTAATGAAAATATCTTAGATTAATTGACCGGGTTTAGATTACAAAATATGACTATAGCTGGCGTGTAAGTCCTCGAATGATCTAAGTTTGATTCTTTGGAAACGAACCAAATGATGGAATTGGAATTCGAAAACAGCTGTAGTAAATTAAGTACTAGTAACTAGCTACGGTTAAGGCAAACAAAGAGAGTATCTTAATTCTTATGTAGATCGATGTTTGTAATAACTTAAGGAATgaactatatattataagttgttGGTCTGGTGAATAAATATCATCACTGATGGAAGAGCATCGAAATCTCGACACAGTTCGAGGAGAGCTTTTGGGATATACAGAAGGCTATGAATGTCATGATTGTCACTGCTCCATATATAAGTGGATGATGACGTAAAAGACCACAAATGTTGGGCCGATGTTTTATATTAGTTGAACACGAAACATGGGACTCTCTGACTCTTTGGAGTTTGGGAAGTTCAGCCTCAACCTCAACCTCATATTCTAAGCCAACACTGATCGCCACTAACCTTCCCCCGATCCCGTGGAATATGGCCATTCGTTTGATCTCTGAGGCTTCCCCGAGCAATTGTGTATACTTAGCCGCAAAATTGTGTGCATTCTGCTTATCGTTGATATCGACCCGAAAAGGATCGGTTGATCTGATCTGGTAATTATTAGTGTGATTGCTTTATTGATCTTAACCTTCACGATGAGAGAACATACGATACATGGTTGTCATTCATACCTACATGTATCATCACACACATGATGTATGAACCATTTCTTGATATTGCCAAACAGGTCTATCGATTTGTTCAGTGTTCGGACACTTCATAGCATTCTAATAAATATGCTTCATTAAGCAATAGTTATAGAACAATAATCAGGCATGATCTTGGCAAACCCCGTTTAATCATTTGTCCTATAACTATATACTTCTACCCAGCCGTATATTGtgcacaatatatatatatgtatgtatgtatgtatgtatacacACCATCAAAATAATACTTTTCTTGATTCTTATCATTacctacaaaaaaaataaaaaataaaaattctcgTGCCACCGGATGGTCCGGATCAGgcacaaattaaattaaatttataatgtaCGACCTGGCTGAATCTTCTTGgccagtatatatatatatatatatatatatgttggatCTTTGTTTTACATGCAAACTTTGATATTCTACAAAGAGTTACTATCACCGGgtaagtcaaatttataataacaaCTTGACGAGTCACGAACTTAATCATCAATTTCAGCCGACATATATACAATATTTAGACTACTTACTTGTGTCATTGTTTTGCCAGTAGTCATGGAAGTCGTCATTATCCTTACAATACCTTGTAAACATATATAGTCGACGAGTCATAAGATTATATATCGAAGAAAAGATGAAATAAGACTTGAAAAGGCATAACTAGTTAACTAGCTAAGAATTTCCAGTGATCTTGGTACAGTCATCGATATATGCATTATATCCTTCGATAAAGACGTTTTGCAGTGCAGGCTATGCTTGTTGCTGGAAAAATATAACATTCCTCGTGTATACCAAGaacaattattacaattttcCCCAGTTTAAGTTGAATTTTAAAGGTGAAAGAGCACAAGTACGTAGCCAGCGGGATTAATAGATTCAGGTGGATTAAATCAGGATTAGttaatttgatttcttttggCCAATGACTTATTAGATTTTTCTTAGTGAGACCGAAGTTCTCTCAGTCCATTAGCTGAGATTATCTTCGTTTTATTGTCAGCATGATGCTGAATATAAAGTGATTTCAATAAGTTAGTACCCGCCACAATAAATACAGCTCGCTAATAAATCATGAGAAAATCTTAAACAGTCATTTCTTATAGCGATTTGACGAAAATCATTAGaatctttttcttatataaattCATGACTCGTAATCCATGTGTTTATATGCCCAATATTTCACTTGACcaagaaatttaattattgtttACCTGACCCACATCTCTTGTGGTGTTTTGGCCGATAACTTATTAGCTTTATAAACAAAGTAATTGACGGAAGGGCCGATTCTTGGAATGAAGTGTTTTGTCTTCCTAATTACTAAACAAAGATTGTTGAGGAAACTATATGGaattagggtgtgtttgtttcaacttaattaaataagtgattaaaaaaattagttataagagaaaatgaatataagaaagatgaaaaaaatgagataTAAGGATCTAAACTATTTAATCATTAAGCaaaaaatcacttaatgaaataagtaaaatgTGTTGACCTATTGGTACTTTTTATCTCTCACATAACTTTTCTCGTCTTTATTCAttcatcatttatttttatacatTTCTTCCCTTAActtttttaagcacttaatttttcaaataccatcttaattaattaattacatataGGGATCAACGAAAGGAGGAAAATGAATAACCAATTAGAGTCGATTCAAGTGATTCAatgcttattttttttaaggtaaGATTTTAGGTATGAACattataaatagagaaaattcacgatttggagaattttattttatactatGCCAATCATGCTTAAGCCTAGATTAATCGAGCTGGGGGATGGGGGGCTATAGATTTTTCAATTACCAAATAGCCACATCGAAAAGATTAGGAGGAAGTAGAAGCTGGTAGGCCTTTCCATATGTCCAATGTACTAATCTCTAGAGAAAAATAAGTAATCCGTTGGGTTCACCAACTGAGGATCGATTTTGTGGCTGTTATCGATTTAGAGCTAGCACCAAAAACATTAGGAAGTTGGGTATATCCAGAAAATAGAATTTCGGGATCGACATGGACAATTCACGATTGAGGCACTTCTTGATCCCAATTATCTGTTGTCCCGGTCGATATATcggagatatatatagatacgtacatacatatatgtaaatgTAGATTGTATCCACTAACATCAAAGACTTGATTAATTTGTTGTGTGGACCAGAACTGACCTTCACGAGCTTCCCTAGTTTGtgtaaataaaaagataaccTCCCAAGGCCAAATCGCGATCTCATTCTTGGATCTATTTTTGGTCCCACACTCTAGATCGGGAAGTTCCCATAAGGAATTCTCCTGcgattatattattattattattcgaTATAATATGTGCCTGCTGGGAAATGTTGACGAAATAACAAAGGGTATTATGTTTCTTTTGTTGGGTAGCTAATAAGGTTAATTATGTTTTTGAGATATATGTAGACAGACAGACAAATCTAATGTATGAGTGATTTGGTGCAAAAACGGAACCAACAGCTCATTGTCAATAATGTCCATTAGCTCCAAGAACTAAAGAACAACAATATAAgaagcgagagagagagaatggattAGTTCAATTAGTTCAATTCACCTCCCAAGAGGGCATTCAAGCGCTTCTCTTTGGCGATATAATTGGGTCTGCCTTATTCGGTTTATGTTCGTATTCTATCATTTCGGGATTCGTCCATGTTATTCACCCGAAAAGGAAAGGAGATAGTTGTTCTTGTTAGGCCGAGCCACCGACGGAGTTGCTGCACAGAGGGCTGCCCCTCTCCCGGCTCAGTTTGCTTTAGTTTGTCATTTGGAACAGCCCATTATTACTTAGGCTGATGAATCAATTCGTAATCCAATCGCAACCCGATTAAACTAATGAAgcataatcaattaattggGCGATCGACGATCCACAGATGGGCTACCTAACGGGTCGATTTTAGCAATTCAGTCTTCATTTAATCGGGCCTAATCTAATCCATTATCCATCTGGACCATCTCATACCCCGACTCTTTTCGGTCCGTCCCCAATTTTACCGGAACGAACTTCCTGTCCTGGCAAGATCTCTTCCTCTCCTACTCTCTCTTTGGACCTTTAGGTGGCGCCTTGAGAGATTGCCAGTATGTGATTACTAGTAATCCACTTGCCTCGATATAGAATACTCACCAATTAAATTACTCGTCATCCACATTACTAAGaatcttattttattatatcaaaGCGGGAATCCACGTTCCATTCCTTTTGGTGGtaatttacattattattattcaagtAGGAATATGTGAACTGCCATGATCCAACAAAACATGGAAATCCTATGGACTCGGAAAACTTAAATTAACTTTCCTGAAATTCCATTTTCACGTTCCAAACGCCATTTTATAAAAAGTTCAGGGGCTTTAGAAAGTATACCCAGGCATGTCAATTCAGCTGAGTTAGCCCGAGACAAACCTCCCGACTCCGTATCAGTCAGGCCCGATAGTTCTTCGAATTTGGGGTGGACTAACATTGGACATACTCCATAGGACCATAGCCCGCATTGACAATTGGGCTAGACCCAGGTTGGTTGCACGGAATTCAACCCAAATGGCGCGTTTATCATCACTAGCAAATGCAATGTACAAATTTTTGACAATTGAGctagtttatttatttttacaaatcaattttaactctaatttatTTAACTACACTtatatcttcaattcaacaatacaattattatttttattatttttttaatcatttaattcaacatttaatactaaattttctctaattattctctctttttctcacTAAACTCAAAAGGTCCGAGCTTTGGCTGTAATTTaccattttcatcattttgatGGAAATATGATTTGAGAATCCTTCAAATTGTCGAATTAAAACCTCAAATCCAAAGCACAGAAGTGGTGAGAAATTCAGGGAAATTGCATCATTCATTACCATTGCAAACTGAATTACACATTGAACGGAATCGACATTGCAAAATGGTACAAATCAAACAAGAAATCATCTCAACACAAGTTCCCAACTTTCCCTGATTTACAGCCAGCACCCACATCCCCTTTTAGCTCCCGGAGCGCCTCACCCGCCGAACCCGTACAGGGTCCGGCCCTGCCTCTTGAGCGCGTAGACGACGTCCATGGCGGTGACGGTCTTCCGGCGGGCGTGCTCGGTGTAGGTGACGGCGTCCCGGATCACGTTCTCCAGGAATATCTTGAGGACCCCGCGCGTCTCCTCGTAGATCAGGCCGCTGATACGCTTCACACCGCCCCTGCGAGCCAGCCGGCGGATGGCCGGCTTCGTGATTCCCTGGATGTTGTCCCTCAGCACCTTCCTGTGCCGTTTGGCTCCGCCCTTGCCCAGTCCCTTCCCACCCTTACCACGGCCCGACATTGCAGCTACGACTCACGAggaccctgagatagagagagagagagagagaggagggagatTGCACAAGCTAAGGCTAGGGTTCTGAAACGGTGAGACCTTTGAGTCGGCGGACTGTGACCGGGCGGGCAGAGGTGATGATATAGGTGGTTCGATTTGGGTAAGGTGAATTTGGACCGTTGGACTGGATTCATCTCAACGGCTAATAGTTGTGATCCGTGGCCTCTCATCTGGGTTGGTCCTGACCGTTAGATCCATGATCTGACGGTTCGTGATGCACCAATGCTCTTCCACCTGGATCCTCGGGAACAATCACCATAAAAAACGACGTAGCATTGTATTTAGATCAGacgcccaaaaaaaaaaaaaaaaaagggagatcGATCGAACAGCTGAGCTAAAACCTCAGTCTAGGGTTTAAGTGGGGGCGCTTTCTTCATTCCTTCCCGCCGCTGCGTCCCCGCCCTCCCGGAGCTTCCATCCACCACTTGAAGATGGCTCTCAGGACCATGATCGCAAGGCGATTCCTCTCGACTTCGGCCTTCTCCTCTCAGTTCGGGGCCGCCGCTTCTAATCTAACCGCTGCTGGCTCTACCGCCTCCGATAAGCCTGCGCCTGTTCCTTCAGATACCCTCTTCGTCTCCGGTATGCCGTTGCTCTTGCTACTATAGAGCTATTTGcgattttcatttcattgttTGGGAGCTATTCTTGATCAATTGAGTATGATGCTTGGCGGCTTTGATGGGATTTATCACGAATCCGCCGAAAAGCAAATGGGCAGCTTTAAGTTTGAATTTTGGTGAAGGATGTGAGAGGATGTGCAGTGTTGCATTTCTTAAAGGTTGCATGAGCAAGTTGAAACAGCTACaagaagagaaatttcttttatttctacTCCGTGTGAACTGCGGAGGAAGCAAGGAATTTCGCGAGAGTGAATTGTGTTTTGCTGagtctctctttcctcattcCTACTTGCAGGGCTCAATAAGAGAACAACATCGGAGACACTCCACGAGGCATTTGTTAAGTTCGGTCAAGTGGTTCATGGTAATTGGATTGTTGTTATTCCTATTTAGCTGCTCTTAAGAAAATGGTGCATTGTTGGTCCTGCAACATCTCTGCTGCCAGTGCCACTGCCACATTAATTTGCAGGGTTTTAGGTTACTTTCTGGAGAGCTCATCTAAATAATGCCTGTTTTTCTTGTGTTTTCAGCAAAGGTAGTGACTGACCGTAATACGGGATTCTCAAAGGGCTTTGGATTTGTCAAATATGCCTCGATAGAAGATGCAGCAAAAGGAATAGAAGGGATGGATGCAAAGGTTGGTTTGCTTTGGATTTCAGTAGTTGCAGCTAATTACTAACTAAGGAGAGACTAGGAAGCAAGTCATGAGCGTGACTTGTCATGGAGAATCCAtgtttttcatttcaaattgTTTATAGTGTGAGGTATTCCTGAAGGCAGAGGGAGGATATCTAAAGGTCTTGTACCTGGATTAAATTGTGTTCTGGAGTATAATAGCTAAATGATCAGAAAATTGTGCCGTTCCCCCCAATATCCACATGGTATATGTACTGATTTTGCAAGCTACAGGGGATCTCTGCTCCATACAGGTCATCTCACAAGTAAAATATACTTCTTAGAATTGGTCTTGCTTAATAGTTGCTTGCTATAAacattaaaaggaaaaattactAGATCTGATTATAAAAACACTTTCAGTACATGAAAATTTGATGTCTGATCTGTGCAGTTCCTTGGTGACAGGGCTCCGGCTCTTATTGTTCAATGCAGAGGAGAACCTAAAAGCATCCTTTTAGCTCTAACTCTATTTGAAGTAGTAACCTAGTAATTATCTGGAGGCGGTAAGAAAAATTTGGATAATGCTGCTAATCTGTTTATCTTGTTGCCAATGCAGTTCCTCGAGGGTTGGGTAATCTTTGCTGAATACGCAAGACCAAGGCCACCACAGGGGCAAACAGCACCTCAAAATCCTTATGCACAAAGAAGCTGATTATGGATCATCTGTCCGCAGATATTTTTTTGACCATCAGGAGAAAAACTGAACTGTGACGCAATTCTTTGGGTCTGCTCCAAGAGATCAATGAAATGTGTGCCTCAAACAGTGGCTTGATTGTCTCCATCAGTATCAACATGTACCGGACATATTTGATTTATGATTCATGTATTATGTTTCAAGATTGCTTTCTAGTCGGGTCTTTTCTCATCAATGTCAGTTCTCCTGGCTTAATCGTCTGTATCAAGGCCTAAACAAGAAAGCAAATAGTAATGTGCCTATTAAgacattttatataatttatgagATTGATTGATGGTCATTTTTCGTTCATTTACGTGGTTTGGGAGGTCAATAGAGTGCGTGGAACTGGCTTTGTTCATAGTCGTTTTTACTTCTCATTGTTAAAGCCCTTTATAGGATCTGCTCAATTTGATAGAACAAGTTGAACCCATTTTGAGGACTAATTTGTTTTCTGCTATAGAATCTTGCAAGTAGGCTTCGAGTTCTTTGATCGTGCAGCCACTAAGTTAGGTGACTTCTGAGGTGGTGTACTCGGGCTATCTCAGTTTTCAGCTTTGCAGGTGTGTGAGAATAGCCTTGTCATATAATGAGAGCCAAAAGCCAAGATGGGGGACAAGATGAACTTGATCTAAGATGTATCGAGGTGACATTGCATTCCCTAGTGGAACATGGAAATCTTCCTTTGCCAAGACTGTCTGTTTTAATGGGAGAACTCATTCACACACTGTAAAACTAAAAAGCCTCTGCTCTTTATTCCTGCATGCTGATTCGTCATTCCAGTATAAAGTTAAAATAGCAGGAAAGGATTTGACAAGATAAGATCTCAGGTGATTTTCGGTTTCGAAATGAAACCTACCTGTATGGAATCGGATATCCGGGCAACCTCGAGATGGCCAGGGCGTTGAGGTTCTGATATCCGGGCAACCTCAGCATCTCCTATGAAGAGCCACTCCCCTGTCGCAAGTGCCAAAGATATTTGTTTCAGACGAGACCGAtccttttctcttatttaGAATCGAAAAACAAACTGTATGCTCTTGTTTGTTCTGCACCCTCTGTGGCTTCCATTGAAATCCATATTATTTTCTGGCTAGAACAAAAACCGAAAGAAAAACAAGCTGTCCTGAAACGAGGTGCTGTGTTTATAAGGACCACATGGAATCGAGAGCGCCCCAATGGCTGTCTGGCCGTACGGTTGGTATCAGCCGTACATTTACATGTAGTTGTAATTGCAAGCTCGAAATTGATCACTATAAGGGAACATGAGTTTCTAGGTACGGCAAATTCAGTTGCTTGCGTCTGAATCTTTGTAAAAGTTTTCTACGGCAAGAGAAATATTCAAAAGCTTGTGGGAAGAACAAGCTAGCCTAGTTCCTTGAGAAAATATTCCCGGACGGACCGGCATCAATGAATCCCAGCATCTATAGGCCTCGTTAATTAAGGAGCCAGCGAAGGAACTTGAGCAAATATTGAGTGAGTATTACTCGTGTACTTAGACGTATAACACCCAATGAAAATacatgaaaatggaaaactgGTCCACTTACAAACATTTTGATTGGTTTTCACAGGTATTTTGATTGATTCTTACTCATTTAAAGAGAATGAGTAATACTCACTTAATATTTGCTCTAATTTCTTCTATGGCTCCTTTAATTAATGAGGCCTATAGATGCTGGGATTCATTGATGCCGATCCGTCCGGGAGAGACGACCTCCTCCTGGGTGGTTGTTCGGCACTACAGTGTTTTGGCTCTCCCGCGCAAATTACGTTGCCATTGACAAATTTCAACGAAGAATGATGGCATTGTTCTTTGTAAAATCTCCAAGCACTTAACATGGGATtgattcttcttctctctgttGCCCATCCTACCTCATGGTAATGTAATGTACTTACCCGCACAACATAAGCTTCAGGGTAAGGATGTCCCTACGGAAATTAAGCAACCTCATAGTTTTGTACTACGTGCGTACTTCCAGTTATTGTCTCATAAACTTTCTTTATTTCGGTGTACATCCTGGTATTCGAAAGCCTAATTGGATTTCGATTAATCCAGTCAAGCCAGATTGGCCCATTAAGGGATAAAGTTTTCCAGtataaattttctctattcacaagattcgaacttcaaatcttatttaaggggAACAAGCGCCGAACAGTTTGAACCAATTCACATTGATATTGTCTCATCAACTTTCACAACCTAACTAAAAACATCAACTTCCACGGACCTAATTAAACAGCCCTTAGTATCAGCAAAAGCCATTTTATCGAAAACAAGAAAAGAGGGATGTTAATGAAGGGCTCATCCCTCCGGGCACTGGGCTTCACTTTTTCTCGTGCCGAAAAGAAAAAGCTACTacttgtttcttcttctttttttccttttcacttATAAGAGAGGCCAACGAAGTATAATATAACTATAGAAAATAAATCGAAATAAAGGTATATAAATCTCATttataaaaatcaaaactcaagaTCTATTGATTTCGAGTCAACGCTTGTGTCGGTGCACTGCTTTTGCTAGTGTGAATGAATTAAGCCTTTCAAATTTCCCTTAAAATTAATAGACCATGTTCAAAAGcaacaatcacaatcacataGAATTGGGCCATTATTAATCCATTGCAGGGACTGGGACAATGGAGTTGCACTCAAATTTCTTATCACCCCATTGATGTGCCGATTTTTGTGATTGAAATCTGACTCAGGTTCCATCTGATCTTTTCTACTTTCCCCCTAAGGATAAACCGGCCCCTAATTGTATCTTATTTCCGCTTTGTcccatgaaaagaaaaataataattcatggCCTAATTAATCCTTGTAGCCAGGTCGCTCTCATggaaacaaaacatgcaataCGATAGCATCCACTTCGTTCAACATCTACTCCCTTACGCCTTATTTCCCACTTCTCCCATATACTTTCTAATCCAATCATTGGTTGTCGAAAATTAGGTCAATCgtcgtatatatatttttttcaagggTACGAGGGCCCCTCGGGCTTAACTCGCCGTACTCtgatatacaattaattaacaTACGTTCGATCTAACAGACTTTGTATATATGTACTTGTTACATATACTAAGTAATGTCAAACGCATTagtagctagctagctagtcgTTCTTTTTATATTAGACAAAAAGTTGGCATTTCAATAGAGGAAAGAATTCATATCGTGTCAGGTCCGAGTCTATTTTACATACACCATATGTCATCTTGCGCGTACTCTTTTAAGTGGTGGGGCCCCCCCAGACCATATGTGCATGCGTGGTCGCAGGAAAAGATCCCAAATCACTTCCCATGCCAGAATATAAAAACACATAAACACCCAGACAATGCTATTGTATAGATACGTGAGATCACTGTGTGCAAGATGTTTCGTTATCTGAACGTCATTTAGGCTGTTTGGCTTTAGGTGGAGCATTCTTAAAGTTTAATTTGTGTGATGGTACGTAACACCATAAATAGAACACCTCTTTTCCACCACAAAATGGGACCAACATTTGAATAGCAATTCCATGCCGTCGCCGTGACACGCGTTGTATATCGGTGCTGTGCTAATCACTACCCTAGAAACCCTAGAAGAGTGAGAAGTAATCGGAAGAGAAAATGGACAAGGGTTAATGATGTGAAGATATAGTTGGAAAACAAGATATGTACCACCACCTCACCAAGAATTCTGTCACGTCAATAGAGCACGACGTTATGATTGTTATTATAATTATCGGTCTTTCTTCAGTGAAGAGCAACTTGGATATATAAGGGTCTGGATCACTAATTCTTGTCTACAGAATGATGTCCTATGTAATCTGCACCATGACTTCCATGTTGGGACCCAATCCTAAAATCCTAATATAGAACGAATTTCCGGTCCTACAAATTCCAAAATGATCGAGAAGGAGGGGTGTTCATGTTAACCCGGCCAGGGTCCAGGGGGACATGGCTCCGAGTCCGTGTTGACTTAGATACCACTGATGATATGATTTGTATGTGTGCAATGCTTTctggaatatatatatcttctcaAAGGAAGACCATACATGCATATTTCACTCTCAATCCTCGAGTAGTTCCACTGGCCAAGAAAACATCTTACGCGACACGAATACGATCCATTATTACATGTTGCATT
The sequence above is drawn from the Punica granatum isolate Tunisia-2019 chromosome 5, ASM765513v2, whole genome shotgun sequence genome and encodes:
- the LOC116208790 gene encoding organelle RRM domain-containing protein 2, mitochondrial-like codes for the protein MALRTMIARRFLSTSAFSSQFGAAASNLTAAGSTASDKPAPVPSDTLFVSGLNKRTTSETLHEAFVKFGQVVHAKVVTDRNTGFSKGFGFVKYASIEDAAKGIEGMDAKFLEGWVIFAEYARPRPPQGQTAPQNPYAQRS
- the LOC116208791 gene encoding histone H4 — translated: MSGRGKGGKGLGKGGAKRHRKVLRDNIQGITKPAIRRLARRGGVKRISGLIYEETRGVLKIFLENVIRDAVTYTEHARRKTVTAMDVVYALKRQGRTLYGFGG